The window agaggcccggcacccttccccaaggcatttagattaaatgccgggggaggcataAGGCCtttaactcccttacctgctctctgccggctCTTCAGCGACGCATCAAGTGACGCGGCGGGGTCACCTGACATCACACgacctgcggtgtcatttgacgctgggtcctcagagaagggggggggggggggcaaacgctGCGGCTGCAgctcaggaagtttgcgcacccctgccttacactTCCGACGTGCGCGCAGAACACCAAGAGATttttctacgcgtttcgtgaacaTAGCCACATACGATAGGTTCTGTGTGTTCCATGGGCATGTCGAAAAAGACATTGGTTGAGCAAAGTTCGTGACCCCTCTACTCAAAGTATGGAAGGAAGAACAGGAGGCCAGTGTAAAAACATGAAGGTGTAATCATTTTAACGATCCATTAGAAAAACTAGCGTGTGGTGTTTGTATGTCTTATGTTACAGGCCTTACTGGTGAATTGGAAGCTGCACGTCACTGTACTGGCTGGTGTATGGACCAAACATTATAAATCAATGGCTATTACTCCATTTTGAGCATTTTAACAATGAAAGAGCATGGTGCACCTGGTATGGAAGGCAGAGGTTTCATAAATTTTATTCTGCGCTTAACTCACACGTCATTAAAGCTTTGGAACACAAGCTTTGGTCTCGAATCTCTCAAATGTTCTTCCCATCAAAGATTCCCCAAATTACTTTATGCTTAAATGCATTTTGATAGCAGATTCATTTCTCTACTAGAAGGGAAACCTTGCTGAAACATGTCAGATATTCTCTAAAGCATTAAATCTGTGATCCCCCCCACAGAAGCCTACATTAGTACAGCTAATAACGCTAGCATGTTACCTCGAGCATTGCGTGCTGTCctcttttagtgttaaaaatcaaAATTTAATTTCTAGCGGCTGTGGTTACCATTGTAACTGTAGACTGCAGTAGGGTCTGGGGAGAcattcattttaacctcccagacacctAATATTTTAACTGCTCATATCTACTGAACAGAGGAGATATCTCGATATCTACAAAGTGCTTCTAAATGTTAACCCTCGGGCACCGCATGCAAGTCACGCATCCCATGCTATTAACCATCATTTTGTTTCCATGCAGTGCAGGAAATACACGGACAGTATAACATTGGTAATGTAGGACCCTGATGAAAGGTAATATCTTGACATGGTTGCAAAtttaacatgttttggccaaaagattgaacaaAGACTCATACTTCTGAGAAGAAAAATCCTAACTTGTCATATTGGGTGCGCACTGCATCTTCTGTTTATGGCTATATATTTGAAGTCCCTTCCTCAGTAGCACTGCAGTTACTATTATTCAATATGTACATGGGTCTGGGTTAAGCTGGCTAAGATTGTGTATGTTGAATCATGAAACATACCACACAGTAACACCATATAAACAATGACTGTTTATTTTTGGCTTTAGTTTGAACATTCAATTCTTTAAAAATACACATCAGACACTTAGAagttataaaaatgtatttattttatactgcGGAAAGTATAGTATCTATAAGTGCAATATACTGTAGAATACACATGGTAGCACAGTATTTGCTTTTTCCATATAGTTTGCGAGGTTACAGTACcttttaattacatagttacatagttacatagtagatgaggttgaaaaaagacgtacgtccatcaagttcaacctatgctaaatttagacaacagatactttattctatatctatacttacttattgatccagaggaaggcaaacaaaaaaccccattaaggggaaaaattaattccttcctgactccaagaattggcagtcggattaatccctggatcaacatccttcccatgtatacttatttggtatatccatgtatacctttcccatctaaaaagatgtccaacctttttttgaacaaatctgttgtatctgccatcacagtctccatgggcaatgaattccacattttaactgccctttctgtaaagaaccctttcctttgttgcttgtgaaatctcctttcctccaaccttaagggatggccccgagtcctttttactgcccgtgggatgaatagttcttttgaaagcgcaatgtattgtccctgaatatatttgtatatagttatcatatcccctctcagacgcctcttttctaatgtaaataaatctaatctagctagcctctcctcataagttagaatgtccatcccctttattaatttggtggctcttttctgcactctctctagttccataatgtattttctaaggattggtgcccaaaattgtactccatattcaaggtgtggtcttactaatgctttgtaaaggggcataattatgtttacttcccttccatccattgcccgtttgatgcaagataagatcttgtttgcctttgcagctactgcatgacattgggcactattgctaagcctgctgtctacaagcactcctaaatccttctccatcaaggattcccccaatatatctccatttaatttgtaagtcgcctttttattcttgcatcccaaatgcataaccttacatttatctgtattaaccctcatttgccatttatctgcccacgtttccagtctctccaagtccttctgaagagaaattacatcctgctccgattctattaccttacacaatttagtatcatcagcaaagatggagactttgctctcaatcccaacctcaaggacattaataaacaagttaaaaagcaggggtcccagtaccgatccttgaggtactccactcacgactttagcccaacctgaaaaagttccatttatgacaaccctttgttgtctgtcctttaaccagttttcaatccaggtgcatatattattactgagtccaattttctttattttgtacaccaacctcttgtgtgaaaccgtatcaaaagcctttacttagattttgcagaccacatcaactgcattaccctggtctaaattcctacttacctcctcaaagaaacaaataaggttagtttggcaagatctatccttcataaatccatgctgactattactaataattttgttttccattaggtattcctgaatattatcccgtattaaaccttcaagtagtttccctactattgaagtcaggcttaccggtctgtaattccccgggtgtgatctagctccctttttaaatataggcaccacatctgctttacgccaatcttgtgctactgagcctgtggaaatgggagtccttgaatattaaatataatggttttgctattactgagcttaactccttgagaactcttggatgtatgccatcagggccaggtgccttatttactttaattttttcaagtcgcttatgaacttcttcctcagttaacctattgttcattaatatggaggttgtggcttcctcctgtgacgctactattgaacttgattcttccctggtaaacgcagaggcaaagaatttgtttaatacctcagctttttccttatctccaataatctgcctacccatctcacactgaaagggtcctatattttcttctctcatttttttgttattaaggtacttaaagaactttttagggttgaccttactttctattgcaatcctttttaaattatccatttttgctaatttaattacCCTTTTGCAAttattgttacattccttataattctgatacgatgtctctgtcccttctgacttaaagattcTAAACGCCCTACTCTTCTTGtcaatttcctcccctacctgtttatttagccacattggttttgacttatttcttttatacttattacccaagggtatacactgatacgtgtgcttttctaacaatgttttaaagattgcccatttatcttctatatttttccctgcaaaaacatcatcccattgtattactactagattagacctcagtttattaaaatctgcctttctaaagtttaaagtctttgttgaacccaagtaatctgttttttgataatttatttcaaatgagaccatgttatgatcactgttacccaaatgttccaggacttgaacatttgttattacttctacattgtttgatatgaccaaatccagaactgcgcctctcctggttggttcctcaataatttgggtcatataattgtctttaagcaccctcaAAAacttgttcccttttgttgtaacgctaatctcattgccccagtctatgtcaggataattaaaatcccccattatgcaaacatgacccagttttgatgccttctccatttgcaaaagtattttagcttcctcaatctcacagatatttgggggtttatagcatattctcacaaacattttctttatacttttacctccactgctaatttctatccacaaggactctacattttcatcattcccttcatagacatcatcccttataataggttttagatctggtttaacatatagacatactccacctccccttctatttgttcgatccttccgaaaaagagaataaccctctaaataaacggtccagtcatgagtttcatcccaccatgtttcagtaatgcctatgatatcatactgctcccttgcagctattaattcaagctcccccattttatctgtcaggcttcttgcattagcaagcatgcattttttttcagcctgtactattatcttatctgctccttcctttctgctcccacttggtttagtctttagaagttttctagtattatctctatttactatgggtatctcactgcttgtcaaacttgcacttgcccccattctacctccataccaccttgtatcctcatctattccatttagttcattatctgtttcattcccctcccccctccatcctagtttaaaatctcctccaacctttttagcattctcccccctagcacagaagatccctcttcattgaggtgcaatccgtccctagaatataaatggcacctctcagaaaaggagtcccagtgctctaaaaacccaaacccctccttcctacaccactttcttagccatgcattaacctccctgatctctgactgtctccctgtggtagcgcatggcactggtagtatttcagaaaatactaccttggaggtccttgccttaagcttttggcctagatccctgtaatcattttttaggaccctccatctttctctaactttgtcattggggccaacatgtaccaagaccgccgggtcaatcccagcccccccaacaatctgtctacccgatccgcaatgtgccgaacccgagcacccgggagacaaactgttcggttcatacggtcccggcaacagattgacctatctaccttcctaataatggagtcccctaccaccacaatctttctttgcatctgagcatcctgagtccccactgtgctggaggaactattccgctggctgctagaggaattagtctcccccagccttcccatttctgccccaacattcccagtcagctcagaaacgacctgcctctccctattgcccctgcttccccttctaactgtcacgcagctacctacctgctcctcactaacagcaactaagctacctacctgctcctcactatcagcgccaccatctgcaccactagtcgaagcaagggcctgctcagtgagctctaattccctttcaagattgccaatgtccctcaatattgcaagttgcctctttagatcagcaatctctgattctaaagagaccacctgctcacacttcccacagcggtatgctccttggaacagctgctccaagtgcacatacatgtggcaagatgtgcattgagtggcattttcaatcctgctcattctatcaactatgaagtttagaagtactaacagtaaactgtacttcaataaactataccttgtttaaccgcttccttgttcaaactgcttctggttctaactgcacacactttaaccaaccatcACTTCAATCAACACACAgctcaatcagtacacgcaattGAATTCAGATAAACAGTTTGGAAGCACAGAAACTCACAATTCAGCAGCAGTGTTCTTTAATGTCATATTTACTAGTACAGATTTGATAAAAGGCGATAGATAACCTTCAAGGTGCGAATTGCAACAAGAAATGTGCAGCTACATTTTCCTTGGCCAATTGCTTATGTTAAGCTGTAAAAGAAAAGACAAAATGGAAACATTTATAATGTGTTCACCAATATACAAGTATATTATTTCTTGTAAGAAGGTAAATGTGGTGGTATTTTAGGGGAGTAGGTCCAAACTTTTATTCCCAATTAAAAGGGGAAGTTGTGTCATGGACAAAATTGAaccaaaacagtgacaaaaggtTAAAATGCAgctaattgatttatttaaacaaaaatcccattgcaatttaaaaaatataaacaaaagcTTTGTTTTACGGTCTTCACTACGGTCTTTAGAGCAAAGCATTGTTTACTGTGAAAATGATAGTTATCCATAAAATACTTACAagtccaattaaaaaaaaaaaaaaaaaaaaaaataggtggcAGTCATTTACATTAACTTATTAAATATGCTCTGGGTCTTAGTTCAAAGTAGCGCCCCTTTAATAGGTCAATAATCCGCCTTTGATTTTAATAACCAGTGTATAGAGCAgtatttttcaaccagggttccttgggttccccgggcaccactaaagggttccctgcaattttcaggttacttgacaattgtaccaaatacagaagcatttaaatgcatctgatctcagatgcactattaaagggggttggggttcctcagaatttcaaaCTATAATTATACGGTTCCTCAACCCCAAAAAGTTTGAAATCTGTGGTATAGAGctttaaaaacatataaaatcacATTGCTTCTTCATTCAGAAACATTTGGACAACACAAGCAGACACATAAGCCTTACTGAAGACCGACTCATCATACTTTCTACACATTAAGCAATTTGTCACATGCATATCACCATACCTGTCAATAAGGGAATCTCTCATGCTGGTAGCAATGGTGCTAGGCTGAGCATCATTTAGTTTGAATACACTTTCTATGACAGAAAGTTCCGTGCTGGTTGTATCCAGACCACAAAATGCACACCAATCGTTAACGACCATTCCTGCAGCAATCACTTCGCTGCCACGATTCACTGTCCCAGCCTGCAAAATAACATGCTCAGTTAGACTCATCTGAACAACGACCATATTAACAACAAAAACTCATAAGATTTGAATAACTAGAGCAATGTCTTCAATAATGAATATCTTCATTCGAacatacaaatatttttttaatttacaggATGAATCctttaaccctttgcggtccaatcAATTTTCATTAAGTGCACCagtaggtctaatttaattttcagGAAAAAAAACGCACTGACACCATACTCACAGCCCCCTAACGCCCTTCctccggtgtcagctgctgggagtCATCGTGGGGCTGCCTGCGGGAATCGGCGCAGAGCTGGAGGGGTGTTCGGAGCGGCGCAGGGCTTTGGGGGGTGGACGGATCGGCACGGGGGGGGACGGATcggcacgggggggaggggggatcggCACAGGGGGGACGACGGATCGGCACAGGGGGGGACGGGACGGATCGGCACAAGGGGGGACGACGGATCGGCACAGGGGGGGACGACGGATCGGCACAGGGGGGACGACGGATCGGCACAGGGGGGGACGACGGAtcggcacagggggggggacgACGGATCGGCACAGGGGGGGACGACGGATCGGCACAGGGGGGGACGACGGATCGGCACAGGGGGGGACGACGGATCGGCACAGGGGGGGACGACGGATCGGCACAGGGGGGGACGACGGATCGGCACAGGGGGGGACGACGGATCGGCACAGGGGGGGACGACGGatcggcacagggggggggggatcggcaCAGGGGGGGACGACGGatcggcacaggggggggggaacgacgGATCGGCACGGGGGACGACGACGGATCGGCACGGGGGGGACGACGGATCGGCACTGGGGGGGACGACGGATCGGCacgggggacgacgacgacagaTCGGCACTTGGGGGACAGGGGACGACAGAtcggcacagggggggggaacggatcggcacaggggggggaacggatcggcacaggggggggggaacggatcggcactggggggggggaacagatcggcactggggggggggaacggatcAGCACCGGGAGTGGGGGGGGCGGATcggcaccggggggggggaaCGAATCGgccccgggggtgggggggacgcaTGGGCGCATCAGTGCGGTGCAAGCAGAATGCAGGGGATGTGCTGCGGGCGCCTCACTCCACACCAcagctttcctccctcctcccggtCCGACATTGGACCGCAAGTGGCAAATACTAGTGTCGGATATACTCCAACATTCAACCGGAAAGGGTTAAAACTCAGAAAATTAACATGCTGCATTGTATAATTTTTCcttcggaggggggggggtttgtttgcCATTCTCTTGATCAAAAAACtgtaaatataggataagtatctgtcctCTAAATAAAACATAGGTTggactcgatggacatatgtcttttatcAACCTCATCTATGTAACGATTTAATGACACTGAATATCCTCATTTTCAGATGTCTTTTTTAAAACAAACGCAACTTAGTTTTAAAATCCTAACCCTTGTCAGAAAGGTGCATAGGTACAGAGTTCGTTCTGTGTATGCACTATAACGGACATTGAGACTGGACATTTAAAATGAAAAGCGTTTAATAAACAACGTATCTGAAATAAAGCTGTACATCTATTCTAAATGTGTTGTTTATTAAACTATTCATTTTAACTACTAGTATTTCTTTTAGGGGTCTTCGTTGTCCCCCGTGAGATTGTTAGTAGTGGAGTGCTCTGGACAATTTGTCTACTTCTGTATATTGTCGGAAGAAATTAGGGATTCCTCATGTACACCTGCACCGATTCTCATCTTTAAGATTCATCGCTACGTGCTAAAACGGTAGTGcgttttgtgtttgtatataaatTAAACTAACATGTACATGACCATTTCATCTTTCCAAGTACCAGAATTTAGTTGGCACAAGTACTTACAATTTTGGTTTCTGGGGCACAGAGAAGATGGTTTGCCCACAAATCAACTAGCCATGTGATTTGGGCTTTTCCATGCTAAACGCAAAATACACTATACCATTGGACATCCCAAACCCTTAAATACTACATCAAACACCTGTAGTTCATCGACAGTATTAATCTTTTTATAATGCTATGTATATAATCACACTCCACCATACTAAAATTGGAGAGGTTTAGAGCAAttgcaaatacagctcaaccccgttatagcgtgatccgttaaaacgcgaatccgcttataacgcggtctgagcatacaatataataaaaataaaataaacatttataaatcattatttaaatttttaattataccatatcatacaggaatagaacccaggacctttcatatgctagttaAGCAAACCTTACTCTTACACCACActgactgtgtgatgtcactgccaTCTATAAATTAACTTGACAGTGAACAGAGTACACTCTCCTTACAGAGGATAAATATGTTTATAGGGTATGTTTTGTCACACCAGCCTAAGGGGTATGGCATTGGCAGtggaaggtcctgagttcaatccctgcatgtgtctaATACAAAATGTACAAATGTTCAATTTGTGTGTGTCcgttagtcaataaagcatttaattgaatgtttaaaatggcgcaaaaaaaaaaaaaaaaaaaagactgcacaTGACAACTGGAGAGAGGAAAGCACGTGGACGGCTGCAGAGAGGAAATCTTCTATGTAGTGAGGAGAGAGATGCCGGTAAGGTCCTCGCGCGGCAAAATGGACGTTTAAAAAAATTATGACTGCCGGTTAAATTTTAATGCGATCTCAGATATAACGCGGTCTAGGGGCTGGGGACCCCAaggaccgtgttataacggggttgagctgtactggcccagtgtgtcacggtagcttatgacaggcagtaatttacaccaaaaatatatataaatatatatatacctgggtttgaactgggacgagacttagatataacaaattgtatttattccttaggataggtgaccacacaaaaaatgtacaaataacagcaaaatatagacacttacttaaagattaggacagaaggccatcaggatacagactgggccacttctcccatatttcagttgacatcacagcaatacatgcaggacacatatcgcctgaagaagtttactttgttaaacgaaacgcgtcgcgactgttgtggctggcggttttactacccaccaccagtacacactcaagtgtaccgttcctgcttatttccgatcgtttctatgctatcaaaaacggacaggcatcctaaggacacctattgaaggccccggttcctgcgcatgcgcgctacactccgcaccacgctaccacacgtggaggacaggagagtgaacagagacagccccagcgcgcgggtctgatctctcagaactgagattacccttcaaacttcctatgtgatgccctactcctgtgatagacaccagaatcggggattattaaagaaattttatatgtaagttactaattttattatttgttgctaatacaatatctatctctcatcttggtgcgctttagtgttttttcttgttttgctgatattggtatcaccatcggggttccggtggagaccacatttggaggtgggggagacacctcataaacacagaagcagcaagagaactgagagggaccaacactccaagtttaaagagccagagcgcggactgaacttttcattacaggacacatgcatgaagacatttgcatgaagaacatgaagaacatttgcatgaagaaccaTGGGTAAAAAGTGGTTCTGACttctatatcattttaaccccctctctcccagatacggcgccgtgccttttagcaaaagtccctttgaagcttttgaagctcattttggacttccagcttggggtagcccccccatcaataaaccctttgaagcagggaggacatttgtcatgttcactcctgcaggaaaccttggtgtgtaagtgtgagttaccacgtttacaaaaacatcctcttccctgctcattatcataacagtgGGGGGTTTGCAGTctttcagaactcaaccaaaatttcatatttactgcacatcactccctaacttgagttcagtaatacatacaggcaggtgagatatattaatacattccgtcacacctgatgCTCGCAGAGATacaaaacattacagtgtaatatgaacattaatagagatattaatatctggcatttcgtagCGGTTACATATACAatgtttagactcccaaagatatgctaaatcccacgaatacaaatatgtaattcttatcattttcagccaaggacatctcataatattcttatatttaataaggacacccattcagatatcctgcttggggtagccccaccctggccccatcaataaaaccttttgaagcaggcttttggcttccattgtaagtgtgaattgTTACACTTAACtattccttgtgcctgcctcccgcataaacaattagggcagttaccttttgctgCTTCCTGGGTCTCGCATAACAATACCCCTTTGAAGCAGGGCTAAATTCTAGCATCCAGCTGGCccattcacacctcccttttgatatgcacttccagagagggagcttgcatatcaaacgtgaatagactcatgAGTCACAGCATTTGGTTCTTAACAttttaaaaactgcaaaaagtcactttatcaaaaatatatgtccctcttatgacaaagttatatttttaatatgtgggtacttggggggttcccctgaggctgcaccccaagactcaggggctggcttactccgttcccaaattaccagttttcaggtaactgtttattcagcactgcatataagattaaccccttaagtcccagtggatgggttatgcagacactgatccagcaacaatacatttacacaggagaataagcattttcatgttataacaagggttaaatcaccttTCTGGACCtcggcccagttaaccccttgtctccctggcgaggttagagggggccaattgggggggtaaccccgttaatcccgggccaaaccctcacgatcgtcacaCAGTGTTCCCATGTCCCATTCTGAATGCAATGAGCACTTTTATCCCAACTAATCAATACACCACGTGAATATCATACCACAAGGGGGACTTGTAGAAGAGAAGACAGTTCATCTTGATCTTCAATAGTGGTTTTCGGATGCACCAAGCCTCCTTGATTACTAAATGCACAGTAACTCCCCACTAGGACTTGATCGGCCACCGTCTGTCTGAAAACTTCGACTTTTAGGACATCTGCCAAAATCTCCTCAGTCTCCTGTAAGAGAGATCACAGGTCAACAATAATGACCTCCAAAATCACAGGTCAAAAACAAAAACTCTCCCTCTAAAAAAGGAGAACGCGTGACTGAAGCCGGGTAAATGAGCCGTGCCccaacccccctttcccccaccaaATAAGTCTTGTGCCACCCAGTTTGCACACCATTGAAAAGGATTCCGCACCCACAAGAACTAATTCCAGCAAAGATAATAATTTTAACCTTCACCTTGAGGGtctttttctttttgatggtCTGTTACACAACATTAACAAATGCCTTATTTTTGAGGTTATCTCctgacggacggacggacggacacttCTATTGTAGTGAGAGATTCTACACAAACTGGGTG is drawn from Ascaphus truei isolate aAscTru1 unplaced genomic scaffold, aAscTru1.hap1 HAP1_SCAFFOLD_55, whole genome shotgun sequence and contains these coding sequences:
- the LOC142485307 gene encoding eukaryotic translation initiation factor 6, translating into MAVRASFENNNEIGCFAKLTNTYCLVAIGGSENFYSVFEGELSETIPVVHASIAGCRIIGRMSVGNRNGLLVPSNTTDQELQHIRNSLPDSVRIQRVEERLSALGNVIACNDYVALVHPDLDRETEEILADVLKVEVFRQTVADQVLVGSYCAFSNQGGLVHPKTTIEDQDELSSLLQVPLVAGTVNRGSEVIAAGMVVNDWCAFCGLDTTSTELSVIESVFKLNDAQPSTIATSMRDSLIDSLT